The following is a genomic window from Candidatus Binataceae bacterium.
GCCGAGAGCGCGAACGCCAGGAATTCCCGGTTCGCATCAAGCAGCGTCGAGCACAGCGCAATCGCGCGCGGCGACCCCGCTGCTTTAAGCCGCGCACGCAGCCCGGCCAGAGCCGGACGTCCGCATTCCCGCATGAAGCGGCGGCGTGCGGGCGAAAGTAATGTGCGAAAAGCGGACAACATCGTCGCGAGGCTCTAGCATATCGTGGAGGGCTCGATAGTCGCGATGAGGGAGCTCGTATATGGAGCGGGAAGCCTCACCAAATCACGTACTTGCGGGATTGAGATATCATCTGCGACCAGCAGTGACGATCAGTACAGACCGGCCACAAGATGACCGCACAAGAATTGTGCATTGGGATCTTGCGAGTGGACCGGACGCCCTAGTTCGTCACAAGGTCCCGGGCCTAGTGCTCGGAATCATCCCGTCCCCCCGCTGCAATTTCGTGTCGGCTTGATTGGGGTCCGATCGGAGCGATGGTCGATTCTCCGATAAACCACGCCCACAGGAGTTTCTCCGTGGAGCGGATATCCACTATTGCTTGGGTGCGCTGGGCCGGTCGAATTTAGAGTGGACGCAGTTCGTTTGCTGACCGGCGAAGGCTTCGCACCACGCCGCGATCGCGACCAGGAAAAACGGACCGACCTCGCCGGCCGGTGCGACGCCACGCGGACTCCTGACAGACGTTTGGGGTGTCTTTACGCGCTGAATGACGACCCGCAGCCGCAGGTGCGCGAGGCGCGCGGATTGTCGAAGCGAAAACCCGCGCCGTGCAGGCCCTCTACATAATCGAGGGTGGTGCCCGCGATATAGGGTAAGGAAAAATCGTCAACGAGAACGCTGACGCCACCGACGTCTACGACCCGGTCGCCTTCCTTCTGGCGGTCAAAGTTGAGCTGATACTGGAAGCCGGAGCAGCCCCCACCTACCACGCCGATACGAAGTCCCTGGTCGGCTCCCATGCCTTCCTTCGCGTGCATCTTACGCACCATCTCGACCGCTTTCGGGGTGAGGTTCACGTTGGGAAGCGTGGAAGTATCGACCTTCGGCGGCTCGGTCTCGTCGTGCTGGTGCAGTTCTTCGGGCATCTGAAACTCCTTATTTTTCAAGGTAACCAGTACCAAATCTGGAGTCAATCAGTCCACTATTTGGGAGAGCGCTTAGTGCCCGAAAATGCTAGGCT
Proteins encoded in this region:
- a CDS encoding iron-sulfur cluster assembly accessory protein codes for the protein MPEELHQHDETEPPKVDTSTLPNVNLTPKAVEMVRKMHAKEGMGADQGLRIGVVGGGCSGFQYQLNFDRQKEGDRVVDVGGVSVLVDDFSLPYIAGTTLDYVEGLHGAGFRFDNPRASRTCGCGSSFSA